Genomic window (Candidatus Diapherotrites archaeon):
AACTATTATGTAGAAAAATTTAAATAATGTTTTTGCCCTACTTTAAGGCAAAGGTTTTTATATTCTTCCCTGAAAAGAAATGGTAATGGAAAATTTAGGCTTTGATTTCAGGCCTTTTTTCCTTTAAGCTCTCAATAAACCAAAGGTGATTTTTTAATGGCAGAAAAAAAGAAGAAACCAGAAAAGAAGAAGTTCGAGGAAGAAGAACAGGAAGAAGACGACTGGAGCACAGACGAGGACTCAGAAGACACAGAAGACTATGATTATGAGGAATCAGACGAAGAATTCTAAATAACCCCTTTAAAAAAATTCTTTTTCTAAAATTTTTCAGGTTCTTTTCCTCTACTTTTCTATTTTTTTATTTTATGTTTTTTATTTTATGATTACTGTTAATTAGGATTAAATTAGAAATGGATGCCTGCGTATAAGGCTTTATTGTGCGCTGTGAGCTCTTCCTCTATTCTCAGTAATTGATTGAATTTTGCTGTCCTTTCGCCCCTGCATGGAGCCCCTGTCTTTATAAGGCCTGAATTAATGCCTACTGCTAAGTCTGCAATGAATGAGTCCTCTGTTTCTCCGCTCCTGTGGCTTACCATTACCCTCCATTTGCCGTTGAATGCTGTCTGGGCTGACTCTAATGCCTCGCTTAAAGTGCCTACCTGGTTCACCTTAAGCAGGAGGGCATTGCATGCCTTTAAGTCAACTGCTTTCTTTATCCTGTCAGCCCTGGAGACAAACAGGTCGTCCCCTATGACAAGGATTTTTTCTCCTGTCTTCTTGTTCAATTCAATGAACGAATTCCAGTCCTCCTCCGCGAAGGGGTCTTCAAAGGAAAGCATTGGGTAAGCCTTCTTTAATTCAAGATAGTAATGCACTAATTCCTCGCTCTTAAGCTTCATTCCTTCAATTACATAGCGCTTGTTCTTGTAGAACTGCGAGGCAGCAGCATCTATGCCTAACTTCACCTTTTTCTCGTATCCCAGTTCCCTTGCTGCTTCAAGGATTAATTCAAAGGCGTCTGTTGTCTTCCTTAAATTTGGGGCAAAGCCTCCTTCATCACCGTAATTGGCATCGCTTTTGCCGTGCTTTTTTATTATAATCTTCTTTAATTCATGGTGTATTTCTGAACCGCACCTTAAAGCATCAGAAAAGGACTTGAAGTCTATTGGATACAACAAGAATTCCTGGATGCTCAAATTATTTGATGCGTGAGCTCCCCCATTAATCATATTGAATGCAGGCACAGGAAGAGAAAAAAGCTTGTTCTTGATTAATTCAGCCAAGTATTCAA
Coding sequences:
- the eno gene encoding phosphopyruvate hydratase; translation: MSKIVKIKARQVLDSRGNPTIEAEVHTKRFISCAIVPSGASRGSLEALELRDNEKDYLGQSVLKAVSNVNKVIAQKLIGMDVKEQKRIDRAMIELDGTPNKSKLGANAILAVSLAVARNGALCSEMPLFEYLAELIKNKLFSLPVPAFNMINGGAHASNNLSIQEFLLYPIDFKSFSDALRCGSEIHHELKKIIIKKHGKSDANYGDEGGFAPNLRKTTDAFELILEAARELGYEKKVKLGIDAAASQFYKNKRYVIEGMKLKSEELVHYYLELKKAYPMLSFEDPFAEEDWNSFIELNKKTGEKILVIGDDLFVSRADRIKKAVDLKACNALLLKVNQVGTLSEALESAQTAFNGKWRVMVSHRSGETEDSFIADLAVGINSGLIKTGAPCRGERTAKFNQLLRIEEELTAHNKALYAGIHF